AACGTATTGTGATTTTTGAGatatatataatacatgtatataattataatacgTTCACATATATAGatatactccataaaattgggaaaaaagaaaagagaatagTCTCATCAAATTGCGGAAATTGATCAAATGTACGgttatactaatagaatatctTTGATCAATTATAATAGCAACCCtatgagcatccacaatgggcgGACCACTAGTCTGCCCTAATGTGTGGACTAGTGGTCACCACATGAACATTTTCTAGTTCTGCCCTTCCTTCTGCAGTGGTTGCGGACTAGTTGTCGTCCTATTAATTaaaatctattttttatttaatttaatgttattattttttatatttgttttcacatattataaatagtaaaattaaataataaattaaatgcaaaacatatattacataattttaaaaaagaagttagaaattgtatatataatttaaatatttttttttcatataataaatagcaaaatataatatattataaaacatgataaatttaaataaaatacttacattacttaaattaaatttacattaccataaaaatataaacatgcttatAGGAAAAAAAGTATAAGCAAAAAAAgaatcaaataaaatgaaaaagtatcataaaagtcaaaattaaaaacaaaatgttGAGTTTGGGGCTTGAACCCACAACCTCTATGATTTTTCAAAACACATTAACCACTAGGCTAAACATAGATTTTATATAAGAATCATATAAAGTTATACATAAAGCAACAAAAATTCTCTTTTAAGTGTAAAACTATTTGTCACACGTCGAAATCACAGAGAAACTTAGAGTTGAAAACCTATCTATAAAACAACCATTTATCCTACATCGAAGTCATAATGaaagttgaaattaaaaaaccTATCTATAAAAGGTTTACTCAAACAATGCAAAAGAGCCCAATTAAATTATGTAAACAAAACAAACTGGAATGATTTAGTAGTTTTTTTCATAAAGTTTTAGCATCCATGCAGACCAGtttctttttcaattttgcTCATTACAAGCTATAATTATGGCTCCACCATTGCATGTAAGGGCTTAATCACACAATAGTACAATCACATGAGTTTCTAAACAAAAGTAACCAAACATACAAATGCAACATTACATACTTTAATATGCATTATATGCAAAACATAATACAAAAGCACAATGTTTGTCTTCACTCACCTTCTTCTTGTTGCTTTAGCTCTATTTCTTCTCTTCACCTTACTATTATTATATCCGACTCCAAAAAAGAATTCCACTAACCATCTTGGCCTTCCGCTTCTTATAATCATGTaaccaattccaattccaactGCAAATCCACACCCATATCCCATAACCACACTTCGCCAACCAAATCCATCTATAAATCCTgactcatcatcatcatcttctggAGGAAACACTGGTTTTCTATCAGTTGGTTCACACTGCTTTGCCAACGGAACTCCACACAATCCTGAGTTTCCTATGTATGAATCATTCTGAAACGTGGAAAACTGCTTAGATTGTGGTATCTGCCCCACAAGATTATTCATTGATAGGTTTAATTTCGAAAGAAACGTCAACCCTGTCAGATCACTTGGAAATTTTCCACTAAATCTGTTCCATGACAAATCCAATGACTCAAGAATACTTATATTCCCAAGAGATACAGGAATCTCTCCCGTGAGAGTATTACTGGACAAATTCAAGTATCTAAGAGAATTAAGATTGCCGATGGAAACTGGAATATTCCCGGAAAATCTATTGGAAGATAAGTCAATCATTGTAAACGTATCCAATAATCTTGACAATCCCTGATCCAAACCTTTCAAAATGACACGTAAGTCTAAAAATGTTTGGAGCTCATCCTTCCCAACGCGTGTCAGATTATCCTTGGCATCTATCATACCTTCAAAATTCTTGATATATCTATCAGGTAAAGAGCCAACAAATACATTTCTTGATATATCCAAGACTTGTAACTTTGGAAACGGATGCTCGGTCTTTGAAGGCTCCAACATAGTACCATTCAACTTGTTAGACTTCAAGATGAGGACGCGAAGTTGAGGGAATGTTTCCATCCAGAAGGGAAATGCACCTCGTATTTCATTATCACCAAAATCAATGCTTTCCAGGCGTTGGCAGTTGATTAGGGAAGGTGTTATTCCTTCCAACTTATTGCCATACAGAATAAGGGGCCTGAAGACTGCATCCTTTTGCAAATGCTGATTGAAGGGCTGTGATTTGGTTTCCACCCAAATTAAGAGCCAACAATGAACTATTGAAGTTTCCCAAGCAGTTTGGAATCTGTCCTTCCAAATGATTGTCTGCTAAATGGAGGAGTGTTAGTAATCTCAAGTCACAAATGGATGATGGAATCTCTCCAATTAGTTTGTTATGAGGGAGTCCTAAATAGGTCAGCTCTGACATATTCCCAATGGCGGAAGGTATTGGACCTGAAAATTGATTTTGAACAGAGATCAAGAATGACATATTGacatatgagagagagagagagagaatatgaTACCATTTAAATTGTTGTCGTGAAGCCATAACTCCGTGAGGTGTTTCAGGTTTCCAATTTCTTTTGGAATAGTACCTACTCGTACACAGAGATCAAGAATGACATATTGacatatgagagagagagagagagagagagagagagagagagagagagagagagagagagagagagagaccatTTAAATTGTTGTCCTGAAGCCATAACTCCGTGAGGTGTTTCAGGTTTCCAATTTCTTTTGGAATAGTACCTACTCGTACAAATTTTGAAAAGGACAATCATAACATCCAATGAGTTAATAAATACAGTACGACTTTGTATCCAATAATACATAAAGAGACATGCAATCGTGCTACTTAAAATACGAAGTTATGACACTAATATATGTATGTTTATGTAAAACATGTACATGATGTATTACTTCCTCCCACAATCagagtcatattttgtcatttcggttcgtcctacaataagagtcttatttaactttgatagaaatccattggtttcatcctaaaaccaattggtgataggaggagtaacccatgagatttatatactagtttcagttttatcttgacaccAATATCGGAtagttatatgttattttttagtttcaattgccaacacacATTTACCATAAAGGGTAAGAAAGCCCCGCATTCGatcaacttattccactcaaattttattataaaactaatatatatataagtgggactcaTATCCTACTAACTTAATCAACCTATTtgtctttacatttcttaaaactcgtgtcataactaaataggaCTACTATTGcatgacggagggagtactttatatAACTCTTTTGGAGCATATAACAATgaaagagaaaatatcataccgCTTAATCTATTATTGGAAAGCCATAAGTAGGAAAGAGATGTCATGTTCCCAATTTCCTTCGGTATAGATCCATTTATTAGAATATTGTAGTGCAACTGCAGCTCCCATAAATTAACAAGGCGACCTAGCTCTTTTGTTATAGGACCTGCAAGAATATACAAGAAACATTGTGCAAGCTTAAAATTTATaactaataaattttaattttcattaataCTGAGTTAACATCAATATACCCGATTGATCCGATGGATGACATATGGTAGTAGTTActccctcattttcaaattaattgagtcatttttctatcttGAGAAGTTTCACGATAATtgagtttctatttttggaaaaaagTAACATTTTCTTAACTTTTTTatgtcttactttattcaccatccatttaagaCACTATTTTTAAACCCCGTGCTGAAAAAAGGTGTCTCTATTAATAAGGAATAGAGGGAGTATCATATTATGGGAAAATGTGATGCATTCATGTCGACACAAAATTGAACGACTTAAACTAATTTTAGTAGCAATAAATGCAATAAAACGTTACAAAAAAGTAAGTTATGAAGGGTTGGGGTCGTACCACTTAAAGCATTACTGGAAAGGTATATACCAACCATGGCTGTCAAGTTCCCAAGTTCTCTTGGCACTGAACCACTAATTCTGTTGCAACACATGCTTAATCGCTCGAAATTAGCAAGATAGCCGATCTCTTTCGGAATTTCACCTGTAGGGTTATGATAGAAATCATAAACTTAGCTCAAATTAACCGTCAACAAGTGATTTGCTCATACCAATTAGATTATTATATTCAAGGCCTATTCTGCGAAGGGATGTCATGTTTCCAATATCTCTTGATAGCGATCCATTCAAATCATTCGATGCAAAGTCAAAATACTCCAAGGAAGTCATGCTGTAAATAGTTGCAGGTATAGGGCCTGAAAACTCGTTGAAACTCATTCCCAAACCTAGTAAGTTATTAAGATAACCCATCTCTTTTGGAATATTACCTGCCAATTTGTAAAGTTGTAGGAAATTAAAATGCaatcatatatataattatacgactataaatataatttgaaaatgaaaaaaaactaGGAGTAGAATATAAATAGACTAGCTAAATTTTTAACTAGTAAAGTAAGAGCATGAGATAAAATCTTACCGCTCAACTTGTTGGTACTAAGGTCCAACAATTGAAGCAATGTCAAGTTCGCAATTTCCCTTGGCACGTGTCCGATAAAGTTGTTGATGCTCAGATCCAAACCTGCTAAATTAGTAAGACCACCAATCTCTTTTGGAATATTACCTGCGAGTAAATTACACCAAATAAATATCCAATTATATATGAGTTTGTGCATATGTAATATGGAAGTCTTGATATCATGGAGATAAGATCTTACCACTTAAATTGTTGGAACTCATATATAACACTTGAAGCAATGTCAAGTTCCCAATTTGAGTTGGCACAATTCCACTGAAATTATTGCTGACCAAAGAAACATACTCAAGTTGTGAACACTGCTCCAAACTCGATGGTATTTCCCCAAACAACTTGTTGTAAGAAATATGAAGTCTCTTGAGTCCATGCAGATTTTGTTTGCACATATCAATTGGCAGGTTACTTGATAAACTATTATTCCTCAATTTTAAAACTTCTAAACTTGACATGTTGAAAATAGATGTGGGAATAGGACCATGAAAAGAGTTCTCGCTCAAATCTAAAGAAACGAGAAAAGAAAGATTTCCGATTTCAGGTGGGATGGTTCCTACGAGACCCATGGACGATATATTCAACTGAGTCACCCTGTGATAGCGAGAATCACATGTAACTCCCATCCAACTACAGATATTGCTTTCGTTTCTCCAATTTTGGGATAATATATTATGGGGATCAGAAGATATTCGAGATTTGAAGGCAATAAGTGAAGAACGATCAGGGTTGATATCTGATTTGGCTGAGTTATAATCAATCAGCCATTGAAgaagtaagagtgatgttaTAAGGAGGTAGAGATGGAAATATCTATCCATTATAGGCTTGAATTTAAAAGTAGTCATGTGTAGTGGGTAGACAAGATACAAATATATATACCTCAAACATGTAtatgagtgtgtgtgtgtgtgtggttgtgttttctgtgGAAGGGAGAGGGATTGGGCAGATAGGGAAGtgacaaaagtgaaataaatgTTATTTACATACTAAGTTTTAAGAGGAGTACATTTTAAGGGTTGAAGAAAAAGTCTTCTGAAAAATGCTTGTAGGTTTGGATCGGTGAATTGCGATACTCGTTCACATAATAATGCAAAAAGTCATGAATTATTGTAAAATGAATGATGGCTGAaggaataaaagaaaattggtgATGGTTTCTTTTTTACAATAATGAAACAATATGTACATACATGCCTACTATAAAATACAATAGAAGGTAATTTTGTCCAGGATGGGACattcaaaagaaaaataacCTTATCTATAATGTTTTAATAAGAATATATGAGAGAGTttttgttggcaattgaaacataaaatgaatataataatatccctGGTGTACataaagagcttaatccactatataagtctcatggacctctcctcttatcaccaattggttttaagatgaaacacatggatttctatcagttTTTTTCGTGCTTATATTGGTTTTTGTGTGCATATCTTGGTCTAGTGATAGAAGAGTATGCATATGAAGTCTAAATGTTTCATGTTCGAATCGATTGAAAAAGAAGGGAAAAACCAGAACTTGTGCTTTCAATTATTAA
This genomic interval from Salvia splendens isolate huo1 chromosome 13, SspV2, whole genome shotgun sequence contains the following:
- the LOC121761740 gene encoding receptor-like protein Cf-9 homolog, whose amino-acid sequence is METFPQLRVLILKSNKLNGTMLEPSKTEHPFPKLQVLDISRNVFVGSLPDRYIKNFEGMIDAKDNLTRVGKDELQTFLDLRVILKGLDQGLSRLLDTFTMIDLSSNRFSGNIPVSIGNLNSLRYLNLSSNTLTGEIPVSLGNISILESLDLSWNRFSGKFPSDLTGLTFLSKLNLSMNNLVGQIPQSKQFSTFQNDSYIGNSGLCGVPLAKQCEPTDRKPVFPPEDDDDESGFIDGFGWRSVVMGYGCGFAVGIGIGYMIIRSGRPRWLVEFFFGVGYNNSKVKRRNRAKATRRR
- the LOC121761739 gene encoding probable LRR receptor-like serine/threonine-protein kinase At3g47570, producing the protein MTTFKFKPIMDRYFHLYLLITSLLLLQWLIDYNSAKSDINPDRSSLIAFKSRISSDPHNILSQNWRNESNICSWMGVTCDSRYHRVTQLNISSMGLVGTIPPEIGNLSFLVSLDLSENSFHGPIPTSIFNMSSLEVLKLRNNSLSSNLPIDMCKQNLHGLKRLHISYNKLFGEIPSSLEQCSQLEYVSLVSNNFSGIVPTQIGNLTLLQVLYMSSNNLSGNIPKEIGGLTNLAGLDLSINNFIGHVPREIANLTLLQLLDLSTNKLSGNIPKEMGYLNNLLGLGMSFNEFSGPIPATIYSMTSLEYFDFASNDLNGSLSRDIGNMTSLRRIGLEYNNLIGEIPKEIGYLANFERLSMCCNRISGSVPRELGNLTAMVGIYLSSNALSGPITKELGRLVNLWELQLHYNILINGSIPKEIGNMTSLSYLWLSNNRLSGTIPKEIGNLKHLTELWLQDNNLNGTIPKEIGNLKHLTELWLHDNNLNGPIPSAIGNMSELTYLGLPHNKLIGEIPSSICDLRLLTLLHLADNHLEGQIPNCLGNFNSSLLALNLGGNQITALQSAFAKGCSLQAPYSVWQ